A single window of Archangium gephyra DNA harbors:
- a CDS encoding NmrA family NAD(P)-binding protein, producing MFTITGITGQVGGAVARTLLSARQQVRAVVRDASKGAAWKERGCELALADIRDAGALTAAFKGTEGVFVILPPLFDPTPGFPEVREMATALRMALEAARVPKIVCLSTIGAQARQSNLLSQLGILERMLWEVSMPITFLRPAWFMENSVWDVAPARERGVVPSFLQPLDKPVPMVATEDIGRVATGLLQERWEGRRIVELEGPRRVSPNELAATFTRLLGRPVRMEAVPRETWAALFSSQGMKHPLPRTQMLDGFNEGWIEFERGEAGSLKGTVPLETVLKELVARA from the coding sequence CTGTTTACCATTACGGGAATCACCGGGCAGGTCGGCGGCGCCGTCGCCCGAACGCTGTTGAGTGCGAGGCAGCAGGTCCGTGCCGTGGTGCGTGACGCGAGCAAGGGCGCCGCGTGGAAGGAGCGCGGCTGTGAGCTCGCCCTGGCCGATATCCGCGATGCCGGAGCGCTCACGGCCGCGTTCAAGGGAACGGAGGGCGTCTTCGTCATCCTTCCCCCGCTGTTCGACCCGACTCCCGGCTTCCCCGAGGTGCGGGAGATGGCCACCGCGCTGCGAATGGCGCTCGAGGCGGCACGTGTGCCGAAGATCGTGTGCCTGTCGACCATCGGGGCCCAGGCGCGCCAGTCCAACCTGCTCAGCCAGCTCGGCATCCTGGAGCGGATGCTCTGGGAGGTGTCCATGCCCATCACCTTCCTGCGGCCCGCGTGGTTCATGGAGAACTCGGTCTGGGACGTGGCGCCAGCGCGCGAGCGCGGCGTGGTCCCGAGCTTCCTGCAGCCGCTCGACAAGCCGGTGCCCATGGTCGCCACGGAGGACATCGGCCGCGTGGCGACCGGGTTGCTTCAGGAGCGGTGGGAGGGCAGGCGGATCGTCGAGTTGGAAGGGCCGCGCCGCGTGAGCCCCAACGAGCTCGCGGCCACCTTCACCCGGCTCCTGGGCCGTCCGGTCCGCATGGAGGCCGTGCCTCGCGAGACCTGGGCGGCCCTGTTCTCCTCGCAGGGCATGAAGCATCCCCTCCCTCGCACGCAGATGCTCGACGGCTTCAACGAGGGGTGGATCGAATTCGAGCGCGGCGAGGCCGGCTCCCTCAAGGGCACCGTCCCGCTGGAGACGGTGCTGAAGGAGCTCGTGGCGCGCGCGTGA